The sequence TTATTGACGCGACATATGGCCGACGCACAAGGGCAGTTATTATTACTGATAGTGAGCATGTCGTTTTATCAGCAGTACAGCCTGAAACTGTTGCAAACAGGCTAAATAATATAGAAGATACGGAAGGCGATGAAGACATTGAGTAATGATAAAAAAGGCTTAATAGTTGTAATTTCCGGCCCATCCGGCGTTGGAAAGGGAACGATTATCCAGCGTCTAAAGCAAATTGTAGATAACTGTGTATTCAGTGTATCTGCAACGACACGTTCACCACGACCTGGCGAGGTTAATGGTAAAGATTATTTTTTTATTTCTAAAGAAGATTTCGAAGAAAATATTAGAAATCAAAAAATGCTTGAATATACTA comes from Bacillota bacterium and encodes:
- a CDS encoding DUF370 domain-containing protein produces the protein MKLVNIGFGNMISSVKIVAIVSPESAPIKRIIQEAREEGRLIDATYGRRTRAVIITDSEHVVLSAVQPETVANRLNNIEDTEGDEDIE